ATGCCGGTTTTCGCTCCGCGGGGTTGATTAGTCGCGTTGCCGAGGTCTGAGCGACGTTGTCGCGCACCTTCGCGGTCGGGTAGAGATGAGCGACAGTGTCGCTCGTAGCGTGGCAACACCGCACTATGGTTCGGCAGGGCGAACCACCTCTCCGGCCGATTAGCGGGCTGCCACCAAACGTTCCACCTCGCGCAGATCGTAGGGCGCCCGCAGTCCGAGAATCAGGTGCTCGGCTGTCCTGCGGATGTATCTGGGCGCCGACCTTCATCACGGATGTCTACACCTCCTGGCCTGCGGGGATCACAGGTAATTGACAGTCAACAGTCAGTTACGTCTAATTTCACTACTAGCGTGGCGATTCTCGTCGCGTCCCGGAGGAGCGGTGCATGCGGCTGAGTGAGACCTCGACGGAAAGATCGAGGATCGCCCGCTTCATTCGTGTGATGTCGGTGCCGATCCTGCTCGGCTGGCTGGTGCTGACCGTTGCCACGAACACGCTCCTGCCGTCATTGGAGAAGGTCGGTGCGGATCAAACGGTCTCGATGAATCCGACTGCTGCACCGTCCTATATCTCGATGAAACGCATCGGCCAGAACTTCGAGGAGTTTGAATCCGACAGCAGCGCAATGATCGTTCTGGAGAGCGACCTTCCGCTCGGCGCCGAAGCGCACCGCTACTACGACCGCCTGATCGACAGAGTGCAGGCCGACGACGCTCACGTCGAACACGTCGAGGACTTCTGGGGTGACCCGCTGACGGCGGCCGGAGCGCAGAGCAATGACGGCAAGTCCGCATTCGTGCAGATCTATCTCCGTGGTGATCAGGGCGAAAGCCTCGCCAACGAGTCCCTCGAAGCCGTCCGCGGGATCGTGGACTCGGCGCCGCCTCCGCCGGGGCTGAATGTCTACGTCACGGGAAGCGCCGCGCTGTGGGCTGACCAGCAACACGCGGGCGACAACAGCATCCTGATGGTCACGATGATCACCTTCGTCGTGATCATCGTCATGTTGCTGCTGGTGTATCGATCGATCCGCACGGTCATCATGGTGATACTGATGGTCTTCGTCGTGCTCGGGGTTTCCCGCGGCGCCGTGGCCTTTCTCGGTTATCACGAGATCATCGGGCTGTCGACCTTCGCTGTGCAGCTGCTGACCCTACTGGTGATTGCGGCGGCCACCGACTACGCGATCTTCCTGATCGGCCGTTACCAGGAAGCGCGCGGCGCCGGTGAGGACCGGGAGTCCGCCTACTACACGATGTTTCACGGGACGGCCCATGTCGTGCTCGGGTCCGGTCTGACGATCGCTGGTGCGATGCTGTGCCTGAGCTTCACCAAGCTGCCGTACTTCCAGACCTTGGGAGTGCCGTGCGCGGTGGGCACGCTCGTCGCCGTTGCTGCCGCCCTCACCTTGGGTCCTGCGGTGGTTGCGATCGGTAGCCGTTTCGGACTCTTTGAACCCAAACGCAGCATCAAGTCCCGCGGGTGGCGCCGTCTCGGCACCGTCGTGGTGCGGTGGCCAGGCCCCGTCCTCGTCGCGACATTGGCGCTGGCTCTGGTGGGTCTGCTGACGCTGCCCGGTTACAAGTCGAGCTATAACGACCGCGTGTATCTGCCCGCCGATATTCCCGCGAACGTCGGCTATTCCGCGGCGGAGCGCCATTTCGGCGTCGCGCGGATGAACCCGGAACTGCTGATGGTGGAAAGCGATCACGATCTGCGCAACTCGGCCGATTTCCTGGTCATCGACAAGATCGCCAAGGCGATCTTCCGCGTCCCCGGGATCGCGCGTGTCCAGGCGATCACGCGACCCGACGGCAAGCCGATCGAGCACACGTCGATTCCGTTTCTGATCGGCATGCAGGGCACCACCCAGCAGATGAACGAGAAATATCTGCAGGACCGGATGGCCGACATGCTGGTGCAGGCCGACGAGATGAACACGACCATCGCAACGATGGAGAAGATGTCGTCGCTGACCGCGGAGATGGCGGCGACTACCCATTCGATGGTGGGCAAGATCAAGGACATGACGGTCGATATCGCCGAATTGCGGGACAATATCGCCAATTTCGACGATTTCTTCCGACCGTTGCGCAACTACTTCTACTGGGAACCGAAGTGCTTCAACATCCCGGTCTGCTGGGCCTTGAGGTCGATCTTCGACACCCTCGACGGCGTCGACACGATGACCGACGACATCCAGCAACTGCTGCCGGACATGGAGCGCCTCGATCAGCTGATGCCGCAGATGGTGACCCTGATGCCGCCGATGATCCAGACGATGAAGACCATGCGGTCCATGATGCTGACCATGTATGCCACGCAGAAGGGCATGCAGGATCAAATGTCGGCGATGCAGGACAACTCGGGCGCGATGGGCGAAGCGTTCGATCAATCGATGAACGACGACTCGTTCTACCTGCCACCGGAAGTGTTCGACAACGCCGACTTCAAGAAGGGGATGGAGAACTTCATCTCGCCGGACGGCAAGTCGGTGCGCTTCATCATCGAGCATGAGGGCGATCCGGCAACCAATGAGGGAATCGCGCGCATCGATCCGCTGCGAACCGCCGTGAAAGAAGCCATCAAGGGAACCCCACTTGAGGGCTCGACGATCTATCTGTCCGGCAGCGCTGCAACGTTCAAGGACATGAAGGACGGCAACACCTACGACCTGCTGATCGCCGGGATCGCAGCGGTGGCATTGATTTTCGCCATCATGCTGATGATCACGCGCAGCGCGGTTGCATCCGCGGTCATCGTCGGTACGGTGTTGATTTCGCTGGGTGCCTCGTTCGGGCTCTCAGTTCTGCTTTGGCAGTACATCCTCGGCATCGAACTGCATTGGATGGTGTTGGCGATGTCGGTCATCATCCTGCTCGCGGTCGGGTCGGATTACAACCTCCTGCTGGTCTCCCGATTCAAGGAGGAGCTTCATCACGGGCTGAACACCGGCATCATCCGCGCGATGGCAGGAACCGGGTCTGTGGTGACCTCGGCGGGACTGGTGTTCGCCTTCACGATGGCGACCTTTGCGGTCAGTCCGATGATTGTCATGGGCCAGACCGGCACCGCCATCGCGCTCGGATTGTTGTTCGACACGCTGGTGGTCCGGTCGTTCATGACTCCATCGATCGCCGCACTGCTGGGCCGATGGTTCTGGTGGCCTCAGGTCATCCGGACGGAGGCATCCCAGCGGCGACTGAATGCCAAGGGGATCGGTGCGTCACGCTGAGGCCGCGAGCGCTTTCTTGTCCTCGTCGGCGAATGCGTCCTCCAGTTGAACCGGCGAGTAGTCGACGTCGATTTCGGCCAGTGGTCGGCCGCGGGCACTGCCGATGGTTCCGAGCCGCCGCATCCCCTTGTCGGTGGCGTACGCCGTGAACTCGTCCATGGTGAAGTTGAACGGGATCTCGTCGTAGAGGGCAAACGCATCGTCGGTGTTGCGCAGGGCCAATGGAATGAGCTCTGCCATCTGTTTCTCGAAGACATCCCAATTGGCATCGTCGGCAGCGACGTGGCGCCGGCATGTGAAGGTGCCCCACGCCATGTGACGACGCTCGTCGTCCCCGATGCGCCTCACCAATTCCTGCATGCCGGGCAGAATGCCGTTGTCCACGCAGATGCGGTGCCACGCGTAGTACCCCGTGAGCGCCATCATTCCCTCGATGACGTGGTTGTACGTCGCCGATGCCCTGACCTGAGCGGCAGGCGAAGGATCAGTTGCCAGTGCGTTGAGTGACTTCGGCAGCTCCTCGTAGAACATCTGGCGGTAGGACGGCAGATCGTCCAGATAATGCTGCAGGTCATCGGTCAGGCCGACCGCGTCGAGCCACATCCGAAAGACCTGGGTGTGTTTCGCCTCTTCGAACGCGAACTGGGTCAAGTACATCTCGTCGCCGAGGCGCCCTTCGGCGCGCATGGCGGCCATGAATGGCTGAATGTCCTGGGTCACCGCCTCCTCGCCGGCGATGAACTGCGCGCACAGTCGGGTCGCCCAGTCCCGTTCGAGCTCCGACATGGCTTCCCAGTCGGCCCGGTCGCGGGAGAAATCGATAGCGGCCGGATCCCAGAATTTGGCGTTACCGCCGGCGAAGAGCTTCAAGGGAAGGCTGTCCCAGTTGAGGCCGCCCGCGGCGAGTGAATCAGAGTGGTTCCTGTCCATGACCCCGACTCTAGTGTGACTGCTGTCACAGTCAATGGGAGGTGGAGCGTGCCCGCCATCTGCGGTAGCCGTGGTGGGTGGCGAACGCGCCGACGACGGCCGTTAGGCACCAGATCGCGACCGCGACGTACGCCAACGGTGAATTCAGATCGCCGATCGAGGCGCCCAGCGCCGTGTACACGAACGCCCGCGGCACCGACCCGATGAAGGCGCCAACGGCCATCTGCCACAGCGGCACTCCGAATGCGCCGAACGCGTAGGACGCGAGTGCGTCGGACACCCCCGGGACAAAGCGCTGCCCCACGACCGCCCACAATCCGCGCCGCTCGATCAGACTGTCCAGCCGATCGGCCCGTGCGGTGCCGAGCAGTTCGCGTGCGCTGGCGCGGCCGGCGCGACGGCCGATCAGGCTCGCGATGATCGCCGTCCCTACGGTCGCCCCCAGCGTCACGGCCAGGCCGACTACGGGCCCGAACAACACGCCGCTGCCCGCCGCCAGGATCGGCCCCGGTACGAACACGGCTCCAAGCAGAGCGGACGCCACGACGTAGGCGACGGGGGCGGCTGGACCCGTGGCGGCGACGACGTTGCGAACCGCTTCGACGTCGATCACCCTGACGATCGCCACGAGATAGAACAACCCGAGTAGGAACGCCACCACAACGGCAAGGCGCACGATGTGGCGCCGCCGCGAGGCGGGCGGTGGTTCCTCGATATCGGACATGTTGACTGCGATTGTGCCCGCTGATGTCCTATCGACGCCCTTTGAGGGCGGGCAGCACCTCGTCGGTCAGAAGTTGGACCGACTTCCATGCCTCCTCGATCGGCATGGCGCCGACGAGCGGGTGCAGCACCACATGATCGTGCGGATTCTCTTTCACGTCGGCGACCAACTGCTCGGGCGACATGAAGCGATACCGTCCGGCGGCTTTGACGTCGTCAAGGGTCTCGATCTTCTCCGTGCCATGCATGAACGAATGCACCTCACCGCCACCCCAGCCCGAGTAGACGCCCGCCTCCCATAGGTAGTGCTCGCCGAGTTCGGCCCACGCTCGGTCCGGGTCCTCGTGCAGGAAGACCATCCCGCGGCTGCGGGGCGGCGGCATGACGACGATCGGCGTGTGTCCTGCCTCGGCGCACAGTTCGCGGTAGTAGTCGGCGAGTTCGGGGAGGTGGCTGGGCAGGTTGAGCGGCAGACCGTGTCTGGCCGCCCGCCGGGCGGTCGCGCGCACACTGCCGCCGACGAACACCGTCGGATGGGGGCGTGTCAGCGGGCCGGGGGTGAAGTCCGGTGACGACCACAGTGACATCAGCGTGTCGAGCAGGTCGTCCATCAGGCGGCCGCGTTTGTCGAATGGCGTTCCGAACAACTCGTATTCGACGGGCCGGTATCCCATTCCGATTGTGACGATCAACCGTCCGCCACCGATCGTGTCGGCCATGGCGATGTCTTCGGCGAGCCGTACCGGGTGCCACAGGGGTCCCAGCGTGCAGTCGACGCTGGCGACGACGCGTTCGGTGCGCGATAGCAGGATTGCGGCGGTCATGACGGGATTGCAGCTCCAGCCGTGCCCGCTCTGATGGTGTTCGTCGAAGCTGACGGCGCTCACACCGCGTGTTTCCGACCAGGAACTGAGTTCCATCGCGGCCTGTATGCGGTCGCGGCGTGCGGCCGGGTCGTCCTGTGGCGCGGCGAAATTGAACCGCAGGATCGCCATCGTCATTGGAACGCCTCGTTCACTGGCTGGTGGACGCACCGTCGACGATGAACAGCGCCCCGCTGGTGTAGGAACTCTGCTCCGTGCACAGAAAGGCAATCGTCCCGGCGATCTCGGCTGGTGTACCCAAGCGGCCCAGCGGGATTCGGGCGAGCTCGGCGTCGATGATCTCCGGCACCGTCTGGGCGAGCTCGGTCATCGGGGTGTCGATCACGCCGGGCACCACCGCGTTGACCCGGATGCCGCGCGGCGCCCACTTCACGGCGAGGTTGTGCGTGAGGCTCGCGATGCCGGCCTTGGCGGCACCGTAGCCGGGCACCATGGTCACCGCCCGCAGCGCCGACAACGACGACAGGAACACGACGCTCGCACCGCCAGACGCGGCCAGCGCTTTGCGCAGCCCGACGGTCAGGCGGTAGGGCGCGGTGAGGTTGAGCGCCACGGACGCCTCGAAGCCGTCGGGTTCGGCCTCATTGAGTCCGCCGGGAAAGTTGGCTCCGGCGTTGTTGACGAGCACATCGAGTGTGCTTGTCGCCGAAACCAACTGGTCGATCGAGTCCGTGTCGGTGAGGATGAGCTGCCGGTAGGTCATGCCGGTGAGGTCGGTGTCGTAGTCGCCGGGCCCGGCCTTGGTGCCGGTGATGGTCACCGTGGCGCCTGCGTCGCGGAACAGCGTCGCCGTGGCGTGGCCGATCCCGCTCGTGCCGCCGGTGATCAGTGCCTTCGTCCCGGTGAAGTCGAACGTAGCGCGCGCGGTCAAGAGTAGTCTCCGATTTTCTTGGTCAGCCAAGCGGATTCCCAGAAGTTGGTGCTGGCGGCGAGCAGGTCCTCATGTGCGGCCTTGAGCACGGCGCGTGCGCGCGTGTGTGGCGGGTCGGCATGAACGACGGCCTCGGCGAGATGGATCGCATGCACCGGATGGCCCGCCGCGAGCCGCTCTTCGGCCCGCGCCACGACCCGCTCGGCGCCGGCGAGGTCGACAAGGTCGACGCTGAGCTCGTCAGGTCCGATGTCGTAAAGCTCTGTGGTCGAACGGTGATGGAACCACCCGGAGTAGTTCTCCCAGATAGCCCGCACGTCCCAGGCCACCTTTCCGTAGCCCTGGCCGACCTCTAGTTCGGCGGGCAGCGTGATCTCCCGCATCAGGGTGTAGACGTCCTTACCCGTATTCATGCCCTCCACCGTCCGGTCGTGGAGGTAAGCGATCGCGTCGCGTAGGCGGGTCAGCTCGGCGTGGATGAGATCGGCGCCGCGGATCGGCTCGAAGTGTCCGGTGATCAGGACTTCCGGCCGAAGCTCGCGCACCCTTTCGATCGAGGCGATGGCCGTCAGTGGGTCGCGGTACCGGTCGCCGCGCATCGTGACGAAATTCGGGATATGTCCGAAGACCGGTCCGAAGGTGTTGCCGCACAGACATACCCGTTGTTCAGGAAGCCAGACGACCATCGAGTCGGTGGTCTCCCCGCCCGGTGTTGCCAGCAGTTCGATGGTGCGGCCGCCGACGGTCAGTACCAGCGAGTCGTCCACGTCTATGTCGGCGGAGTGTGCGGCCTGGGCCGGGAGCCGCTTCCCGAACCGCTGCTGGATCGCGGCGATGCCCTTGGCGAGCTTGTCGGAGAACGCGAAGGCGCTGTTGTTGGCGCGGTAGGCCAGCAGACGCTCGTTGTCGTCGCGCCAGTGACGCCAGTTGGCCTGCGCCACCACCTGCGTCTGCGGGTCGCGCATCGTATCGAGTCCGCCGACGTGGTCGTAGTGGCCCTGCGTGACGATGATGTAGCGGATGGGGGACGAATCGACGGCGTCGAAATTCGCTCGGTGGACCTGGCTTTCGAATCCCATCCCGGTGTTGACGACGACGCGGCCGTCGGTGGTGGTCAGCAGATAGGTGTTCGACAGTCCAGGCGAGCACCAGACGCCGGGTACCACTTCCTCGGCGTGTTCGGCCGCTGCCGGGGCGAGAGCATCGGCGCCAGGACGACTGCGGTAGATCGGTTCTTCGCTCAACTAGTGTCCTTCGGGTCGCACATCGAATCGTTCGAAGTAGAAGGCGAATTGCGAGCGTAGTTCGTCGGGCGACACCCCGAAGTGCCTTTGCAGCTCATAGCGCACCGACCCGTGCTTGCCGCGCGGGTTGCTGTCCAGATACGCCTGGAACGCCCTGCGGACCTTGGAGGTGAGCTCGACGCCCGCGCGTGCGTACAGGTCGTCGAGCAGATCGATCTCGTGGCCGTTGAGGTGGTGAAAGCCGATATCGACGCTGCGCTCGGCTGGCACCAGCCCCCGGTCCCGCACGCAGCCGCGCAACAGCCGCTCGACCCGGTCCGACCAATAGTCGAGCAGCCACTGCGGTTCGATGCTGCGGCGACGGAGCCGGTCGGAGTAGGCCATCATCGTGATGGCGGACTGGATCACCGCGACGGGATCGCGATGGGTGAAAGCGACGGTGGCATCGGGGAACGTCGACATCAGCGGGCCGAGTTGCTCGCAGTGCTGTGGCGACTTCAGCACCCAGGTACGGGGACCGCGCAGGAACGTCAATGCCTGCAGGACTTTTTTCAGGTATCCGTAGTGCCGGGTTTGGTCGAGGCTGAGATAGAGGTCTCGCCAGTCGGGGACGCGGGCGTGCCATTCAAGGACATACCCGGCGAAGTCCAGGTCGAGAATCTCGACTTCCTCTTCGATCGCCTCGGGGAAGCGGTCATGCATGGCGGCGGTGGCGGGAGCGCTGATCATCATCGCCTCGTGCTCGTTCTTCGCGCGGGTGTACCGCGGGTCGACGCCGTTGACATCGGGACCCTGGCCCGGGATCGGCAGCGGCTCTTGGCTTTCCCAGTAGGGCAGCGCGCGGCGACGTGGATCGGCGGCCAGCAGGTTGACCAGATGCGTCGTTCCCGAGCGCGGCATCCCCACCACGATGAACGGCTTCTCGATCGGAATCGACTCGATCTCCGGGTGGCGCTTGAGCAATTCGGTCAACGACAGCCGGTTGCGCAGCAGCCTCACAATGCGTTGACGCAGCGTTCCGCGGATCAACTGTGTCAGGCCGCCGTCGTCGTCGATCGCCCCGACGTAGGCGGCAACCCGGTCCCAGAAACCGTCGTCCGCGGCGAAGTCGTCGGCCCCCGCCTCGGCGACGGCCTCGGCGACCATCCGATCGATGTCCAGGTCGACATGGCGGCTTTCGGTGTGTTCGAGAATCTGCCGCTGGACATCGGTCAGCTGCGGTGCGGTCAGGTCGTCGAAGCTGAGCTCAGCCGTGCTGCCCATCGCCGGTCCTCGGATGTGATTGCGTGATTCGAATATTCGACATACTGTTCGATATTGTGACGCTGAACGTAGACGCCGGAAGCGGACGCCGTCAAGTGCCCTCCCCGCCTACCGAACGCGTCGTGGCGGTGATGCACCTGCTGGCCGCCCACCCGGAGCGCAACTTCTCGCTCGCGGACATCTGCCGCAGTCTCGGCATCAGCCGCGCCACCGGCCACGCCATCCTGGCCACGCTCGCTCACCACCGCTGGGTCGTGCGGCACGAATCCTCGGCGAGCTACTCGTGGGGTCCGGCCATCGGCGCACTGGCCCGACCGACGAACGACCGAGAATTCCGCCCCCTGCTGGAGAATCTGTCCGAAACCGTTGGCGCGCAGGTCTTCTTGGCCCGGCGCGAGAATGCGTCGCTGGTGGTCACCGACTCGGTGGGGGATTCGCTCACCGCTCCGCGCGTCACGGCGGGTTTGCGCATGCCGCTGGTGGCGCCGTTCGGGCGCGATTATGTGGCGTGGGCGGGGGAGCCGGCCATCAAGGCGTGGCTCGCTGGGATAGGTGAACCGTCGACCAGACTGCGCAGGCGGCTGACCGCTGTGCTCGCCCAGGTGCGCGAGCGTGGCTATGTGATCGAACGGCTCAGTCGTGAATATGTCCGTGTCTATATGGCCCTGCGTGCGCTGGCCGCCGACGGCGAGCCCGACGAGATCACGGCCCGGTTGGCCGGGGCATTCGCCGATCTGGCGCTGGTCGATTATCTGCCCGCCGAACTCGACGGTAGCTCCGACCATCAGGTGGCGACCATTTCGGTGCCGGTCAAGGACTCCGACGGGCTGGTGTCGATGTCGATCACCGCGGCGCCGTTCCGCGGGCTGAACGCCAGCGAGATCCGCAAGATCGGGGCCGCGGTATGCGATGCCGCCCGACGGATCGAAGAGAGCCGCTAAACGCTCGGAGTGGTCTTTCTGGGTCAACGCATGTGCGGTGAGCAGCGGGCGGAGTGCTATGCCGTTTCGCCGGTCGATCGGTGGGTAAGTCGCATGGGCGTCGCTTCCGATGCGCCAGGAGGGGTACATGACGTCGACAGCTAGAGCAGATACCGGCGAAGACGCCGCCGACGCCGCGGACAAACTCAAACGCAAGATCACCGGACCGTTGTTGTTCATGTTCATCCTCGGCGACGTGCTGGGGGCCGGCATTTACGCGTTGATGGGTGTGTTGTCCGAAGACGTCGGCGGGATGTTGTGGGCGCCGCTGCTCGTTGCCCTGCTGCTTGCCCTGCTGACGGCGGGCTCTTACGCCGAACTGGTCACCAAGTACCCCAAGGCCGGTGGCGCCGCGGTCTTCGCCGAGCGCGCATACCGACAGCCCATGGTGTCGTTTCTGGTCGGCTTCTGCATGCTCGCCGCGGGGGTGACCAGCGCCGCCGGACTCGCGCTGGCATTCGCCGGCGACTATCTCGCCACCTTCGTCGACGTTCCGGCGATCCCCGCCGCCATCGGGTTTCTGGCTCTCGTCGCCTGCCTGAACGCCAGAGGAATCAGCGAATCGGTCAAGAGCAACGTCGTGATGACGGTCATCGAGCTGACGGGTCTGCTCGTCGTCGTCGTCGCGGTGTCGGTAATGGTTGGCGGCGGACGCGGCGACATCAACCGCTCAGTCCAGCTTCCCGAGAGCGCGACGCCTGCCGTCGCGATCTTGGCCGGTGCGATCGTCGCGTATTACTCCTTCGTCGGGTTCGAGACCTCGGCCAACGTCGCCGAGGAGATCCGCAATCCGGGCAAGGTCTATCCCGCAGCGCTTTTCGGCGCGCTCATCACCGCGGGTGTCCTCTACGCCCTGGTCGGAATCGCGAGCGCCATCGCCCTGCCGTCGAGTGAACTGTCGGGATCGTCCGGACCCCTGCTGGCGGTTGTAGCGGCGTCCGGCGTTGGCATTCCGGACTGGTTGTTCAGTGCGATCGCGCTCGTCGCCGTCGCCAACGGCGCGCTGCTGACCATGATCATGTCGAGCCGGCTTGCCTATGGCATGGCCGAGCACGGGCTGCTTCCCGGCGCGCTGAGCCGCGTGCTGCCGCAGCGACGAACGCCCTGGGTGGCCATCGTGGCGACGACGGTGGTGGCCATGTTGCTCACCCTGGTCGGAGATCTGTCGACGCTCGCGGAGACTGTCGTCCTGCTGCTGTTGATCGTCTTCATCTCGACCAACGTCGCCGTGCTGGTCCTGCGCTGCGACACAGTCGAGCACTCTCACTTCCGGGTATGGACCGCGGTCCCCGTTCTCGGCGTGGCGTCCTGCGTACTGCTGCTCACCCAGCAGACCGCCAAAGTCTGGCTCTTCGCGGCCATCCTCTTGGTTGTGGGTGTGGTGCTTTACCTTTCGGCGCGAGTGGCAACTCGGCGTGCGAATCGCACATGAGGTCCATCGCTAGCTACGGTGGTTGACGCGCTCGTGGACGGTCATGATGAGGTGATCGAATTCGGTACGAAGCGCTGACGTCACCTCGGTGAGGGAGTCGAGCTCGGCAACCAGTCGGTTGGCCAGTGCGCGCAGTTTCGTGTTGTTCTCCTGCGATCGCCACTGCAGAAGCTTGAAGGCTTGCTCTTCGTTCATGCCGTAGACGAGCCTCAGCGCTCCCTTGGCCTGCTCGATCACCGCACGTGCTTCAAAGAGCTTCGGCAGGGTCTTGTCGAGATTGTCTCGATGGCCTTGTTCCAGCACATCGGTGAGATCGATGTAGTGGCCGCTCGCGCCAACTACTGCATCGGTCGCATCGAGCATCCGCTCCGCGACCACAATCAGGTTTCGCTCCCGGCCGGCAGTGTCGCAGAGGCGGTGCCGACTGGAGAACGACCCGCCCGAATACCGGGCCTGGTCGAGAAGGTCTTCCACGCTATCTCGTTCGTCGGGGTGCTGGTGCGACAACACCAGAGCGGATGTCGGCTCGACGGATCCAGGCGCATATCCGTGGATCCGATACATCTCGTCAGACCATTCCCAGCGCTGACCTTCAAACCAGAAGCGGAAACTGCCAACCCGCGGATCGGCGTTGTATCGGTGTATCGCGCCATCGGCGTATATCCCCGTGGCATCGAGTTCGGGAGACCCCGCGCCGACCGGGACGTCATCTCGCCCGTACCCGCTGTGAGGCATGACGTCACTCCCGTTCCGTAGATTCCCTGTTTACGTAGACCAGATAATCTATGGCACTAGCAATAGATTTTATATAGCACTAGCGCTGGACTTGCGCAACAAACAGCACATATATTGGCTGGGAGAAGTCACACATTTCCCATCGGCACCACTGAAGGTTTGCGCTACCGATGACCGAGGACGAGACCACCAAGCCCGGCCCGCCCGCGACGGACCGCGGGGTGTACGGCATCTCCGTGGCCGCCGAGCTGTCCGGCGTCAGCAAGCAGTCGCTGCGTCTGTATGAAAGCCACGGGCTTGTGACGCCGGTCCGCAGCCCTGGGGGCACCCGGCGCTACAGCGCGGACGACCTGGTTCGCCTGCAGCGCGTGAGCGAACTCGTCGCCGCGGGAATCAATCTCGCAGGCATCGCCCGCATCCTCTCGCTGGAAGACCAGAACGACGTTCTCAGCGACCGCAACGTCACGCTGAAAGGTGACATCCACGCTCTGCGCGCTGAGAACAAGCGTCGCAGAACGCCGAAGCAGTCATAGATCGCCGCGAAGTCGGGACTGCGGTACGCGATGTCGCCCGCCACATCGAAGAGAGCCGCTAGAGTCCGTCGCCATGACCGGTGACGACAGTGTAGGTCTGTCCGGCTCGCCGGACGGTGTCCCGCGGATCGACGACTGGAACCGGCTGCTCGACGGGCGGGTCGTAGTCGTCACCGGCGGTGGTGACGGAATCGGCGCGGGCATCGCCCGACTGTTCGCCCAACACGGAGCCCTCGTCGAAGTCGCCGAGGTCGATGCTGAACGCGCGGACTACATCTACGACGACGTGTCCAGCGCCGGCGGATCGATCCGCTGCCATGTCGTCGATGTCACCAACGACGACGATGTCGCCAAGCTCGCCGAGGCCGTGCTCTCCGAACATGGTCGGGTCGACGTCCTTGTCAACAACGTGGGGGACTACCGGCCGCTGGTGCCGTTTCACCATTCGACGCCGGAGTCGTGGCAACAGCAGTACGACATGAACCTGCGTCATGTCTTCGCCGTCACAAGGGCTTTCGTCCCGTCGATGATCGACGCCCACCGCGGCAGCATCGTCACCGTGCATTCGGTGGAGGGCATGCGGGGCTACCCCAAAGACCCGGTGTACGGGGCGATGAAAGCTGCGGCGGCGCACTTCACCACCTGTCTGGCCGTGGATCTCGGGCGGCACGGCATCCGTGTCAACGGCATCGGAACCGACCTCTCTCAGACGCCCCAGGTCGACTATTTGACCGGCTATGAGGACGTCGGCGAGCTGTGGGCGTCGTGGGCGCCGGTGGGCCGGGTCGGATGGCCGGAGGACCAGGCCCGGGTCGCGCTATTCCTGGCATCAGATCAGTCGGCGTTCGTCACCGGCCACAACATTCCCGTCGACGGCGGCACCAAAGCCGGTGGCGGATGGCTCTTCTCGCCACGGGAGGGCCGCTTCGTCAACAGATCGAGGAACCTGTGAG
The sequence above is drawn from the Mycobacterium gallinarum genome and encodes:
- a CDS encoding APC family permease; protein product: MTSTARADTGEDAADAADKLKRKITGPLLFMFILGDVLGAGIYALMGVLSEDVGGMLWAPLLVALLLALLTAGSYAELVTKYPKAGGAAVFAERAYRQPMVSFLVGFCMLAAGVTSAAGLALAFAGDYLATFVDVPAIPAAIGFLALVACLNARGISESVKSNVVMTVIELTGLLVVVVAVSVMVGGGRGDINRSVQLPESATPAVAILAGAIVAYYSFVGFETSANVAEEIRNPGKVYPAALFGALITAGVLYALVGIASAIALPSSELSGSSGPLLAVVAASGVGIPDWLFSAIALVAVANGALLTMIMSSRLAYGMAEHGLLPGALSRVLPQRRTPWVAIVATTVVAMLLTLVGDLSTLAETVVLLLLIVFISTNVAVLVLRCDTVEHSHFRVWTAVPVLGVASCVLLLTQQTAKVWLFAAILLVVGVVLYLSARVATRRANRT
- a CDS encoding PAS and ANTAR domain-containing protein — translated: MPHSGYGRDDVPVGAGSPELDATGIYADGAIHRYNADPRVGSFRFWFEGQRWEWSDEMYRIHGYAPGSVEPTSALVLSHQHPDERDSVEDLLDQARYSGGSFSSRHRLCDTAGRERNLIVVAERMLDATDAVVGASGHYIDLTDVLEQGHRDNLDKTLPKLFEARAVIEQAKGALRLVYGMNEEQAFKLLQWRSQENNTKLRALANRLVAELDSLTEVTSALRTEFDHLIMTVHERVNHRS
- a CDS encoding alkyl sulfatase dimerization domain-containing protein, yielding MSEEPIYRSRPGADALAPAAAEHAEEVVPGVWCSPGLSNTYLLTTTDGRVVVNTGMGFESQVHRANFDAVDSSPIRYIIVTQGHYDHVGGLDTMRDPQTQVVAQANWRHWRDDNERLLAYRANNSAFAFSDKLAKGIAAIQQRFGKRLPAQAAHSADIDVDDSLVLTVGGRTIELLATPGGETTDSMVVWLPEQRVCLCGNTFGPVFGHIPNFVTMRGDRYRDPLTAIASIERVRELRPEVLITGHFEPIRGADLIHAELTRLRDAIAYLHDRTVEGMNTGKDVYTLMREITLPAELEVGQGYGKVAWDVRAIWENYSGWFHHRSTTELYDIGPDELSVDLVDLAGAERVVARAEERLAAGHPVHAIHLAEAVVHADPPHTRARAVLKAAHEDLLAASTNFWESAWLTKKIGDYS
- a CDS encoding MerR family transcriptional regulator, with translation MTEDETTKPGPPATDRGVYGISVAAELSGVSKQSLRLYESHGLVTPVRSPGGTRRYSADDLVRLQRVSELVAAGINLAGIARILSLEDQNDVLSDRNVTLKGDIHALRAENKRRRTPKQS
- a CDS encoding sulfotransferase family protein; the protein is MGSTAELSFDDLTAPQLTDVQRQILEHTESRHVDLDIDRMVAEAVAEAGADDFAADDGFWDRVAAYVGAIDDDGGLTQLIRGTLRQRIVRLLRNRLSLTELLKRHPEIESIPIEKPFIVVGMPRSGTTHLVNLLAADPRRRALPYWESQEPLPIPGQGPDVNGVDPRYTRAKNEHEAMMISAPATAAMHDRFPEAIEEEVEILDLDFAGYVLEWHARVPDWRDLYLSLDQTRHYGYLKKVLQALTFLRGPRTWVLKSPQHCEQLGPLMSTFPDATVAFTHRDPVAVIQSAITMMAYSDRLRRRSIEPQWLLDYWSDRVERLLRGCVRDRGLVPAERSVDIGFHHLNGHEIDLLDDLYARAGVELTSKVRRAFQAYLDSNPRGKHGSVRYELQRHFGVSPDELRSQFAFYFERFDVRPEGH
- a CDS encoding helix-turn-helix domain-containing protein, which codes for MTLNVDAGSGRRQVPSPPTERVVAVMHLLAAHPERNFSLADICRSLGISRATGHAILATLAHHRWVVRHESSASYSWGPAIGALARPTNDREFRPLLENLSETVGAQVFLARRENASLVVTDSVGDSLTAPRVTAGLRMPLVAPFGRDYVAWAGEPAIKAWLAGIGEPSTRLRRRLTAVLAQVRERGYVIERLSREYVRVYMALRALAADGEPDEITARLAGAFADLALVDYLPAELDGSSDHQVATISVPVKDSDGLVSMSITAAPFRGLNASEIRKIGAAVCDAARRIEESR